A part of Arthrobacter dokdonellae genomic DNA contains:
- a CDS encoding PspA/IM30 family protein, whose product MAKQSIFGRISQLAKANINALLDQAEDPQKMLDQMVRDYKANITEAEGAVAQTIGNLRMLEDDYNEDVKASQDWGSKALAASRRADQFRAAGNASDAQKFDNLAKVALQRQIASENEAKASAPNIAAQRDVVEKLKTGLQQMQGKLGELASKRNELVARSKTAEAQTQMHDALKSIDIMDPTSEVSRFEEKIRREEALVRGQNELAASSLDAQFNSLEDLGEQTEVEARLAALKSGGAPAAQPAIAPSADAPDADSDAVDETDFDKL is encoded by the coding sequence ATGGCAAAGCAGTCAATTTTCGGCCGGATTTCACAGTTGGCAAAGGCCAATATCAACGCGTTGTTGGACCAGGCCGAGGACCCGCAGAAAATGCTGGACCAGATGGTGCGCGACTACAAGGCGAACATCACCGAAGCCGAGGGCGCGGTGGCGCAGACCATCGGCAACCTGCGCATGCTCGAGGATGACTACAACGAAGATGTCAAGGCCTCCCAGGACTGGGGCTCCAAGGCCCTCGCCGCCAGCCGCCGGGCCGACCAGTTCCGTGCCGCGGGCAACGCCTCCGACGCCCAGAAGTTCGACAACCTCGCCAAGGTGGCCCTGCAGCGGCAGATTGCCTCCGAAAACGAAGCCAAGGCGTCGGCTCCCAACATTGCCGCCCAGCGGGACGTGGTGGAGAAACTCAAGACGGGCCTGCAGCAGATGCAGGGCAAGCTCGGCGAACTTGCCAGCAAGCGCAATGAACTCGTCGCCCGGTCCAAGACCGCCGAGGCGCAGACCCAGATGCACGATGCCCTCAAGAGCATTGACATCATGGACCCCACGAGCGAGGTCAGCCGCTTCGAGGAAAAGATCCGCCGCGAAGAGGCGCTGGTCCGGGGCCAGAACGAGCTTGCCGCCTCCAGCCTGGACGCGCAGTTCAACAGCCTCGAGGACCTGGGCGAACAGACGGAAGTGGAGGCGCGCCTGGCCGCGCTCAAGTCCGGCGGCGCCCCGGCCGCGCAGCCGGCCATCGCGCCATCGGCGGACGCCCCGGACGCGGACAGCGACGCCGTCGACGAGACAGACTTCGACAAGCTGTAA
- a CDS encoding TPM domain-containing protein has translation MSRLLAVLGLAALMFSPAAMAQAGTVQSQTVPANALRAAAVPAEPPVTIPGGTYIVDNAQVLGSKKADVQSAIDKLAKDHGMTFFVVYVDSFDGMTGQAWGTQVANTKQLGANDALLVVAVKDKKYALLADTATIPASKNQNIQTKAIKPQLSAGNWAQAAIDAAAALGDAAGGGAGNVPNPTGGYVALGVGGVVVLGGAGTALAIRSRRKKAAADATAKGYGPDGSALDPNAGMTIAELRSKAGSLLIAADDAIKNSEHDIGFAQASYGDEAVKPYQAALAQAKVHLTESFKLQQQLDDEIPDTIEEQRQWLGEIIKRSEDANAALDAEKKSFDELRELERTAPQVLAQIRADAAQAASAVASSDQALSGLAGKYADSALATVRDNVNQAQDRLAFVGTAADDADAKMGAGDTAAAAMSVKAAEEALLQCNVLLEAIGKTEKAINDAATTLGTALPEALADLERAKAMVASAEFARFAPTVSSAETVLQDAKAQGGAGKPDPVALLGAVQGAHSQLDELLTGIRDQQQQALRAQASLQQTIAGAQAHISAAQDFIATRRGGVGTEARTRLSEAQRNLDYAMAIADKDPANALTYAQQAQSLAQQAIQYAQQDVDRFGGGGFGGGYGGRGGSGMNGVGGAILGGIIGGLLGGGGGFGGGGGFGGGGGGFGGGGGGFGGGGGGGFGGSGGNF, from the coding sequence TTGTCCCGACTCCTCGCGGTGCTGGGATTGGCGGCCCTCATGTTCTCCCCCGCAGCAATGGCCCAGGCCGGGACGGTACAGTCCCAGACGGTGCCGGCCAACGCGCTGCGGGCCGCCGCGGTGCCCGCCGAGCCGCCGGTGACCATACCCGGGGGCACGTACATCGTGGACAACGCGCAGGTGCTCGGCAGCAAGAAGGCGGACGTCCAGTCCGCCATCGACAAGCTCGCCAAGGACCATGGCATGACCTTCTTTGTGGTCTATGTCGACTCCTTCGACGGCATGACCGGTCAAGCGTGGGGAACCCAAGTGGCCAACACGAAGCAGCTCGGTGCCAACGACGCCCTGCTGGTGGTCGCAGTCAAGGACAAGAAATATGCCCTGCTTGCCGACACCGCCACGATCCCGGCGTCCAAGAACCAGAACATCCAGACCAAGGCGATCAAGCCGCAGCTGTCAGCTGGCAATTGGGCGCAGGCCGCCATCGACGCCGCGGCCGCGCTCGGCGACGCCGCCGGCGGGGGCGCGGGCAACGTGCCCAACCCGACGGGCGGGTACGTGGCACTGGGAGTGGGCGGCGTCGTCGTGCTTGGCGGCGCGGGCACGGCGCTGGCCATCCGCAGCCGGCGCAAGAAGGCCGCCGCCGACGCGACGGCCAAGGGCTACGGTCCCGACGGCAGTGCGCTGGACCCGAACGCCGGAATGACCATCGCTGAGCTGCGTTCCAAGGCCGGCTCGCTGCTGATCGCCGCTGACGACGCCATCAAGAACAGCGAGCACGACATCGGGTTCGCCCAGGCGTCGTACGGCGATGAGGCTGTCAAGCCGTACCAGGCAGCCCTGGCGCAGGCGAAGGTGCACCTCACGGAGTCCTTCAAGCTCCAGCAGCAGCTGGATGACGAAATCCCGGACACCATCGAGGAGCAGCGCCAGTGGCTGGGCGAGATCATCAAGCGCAGCGAAGACGCCAATGCGGCGCTGGACGCGGAAAAGAAGTCCTTCGATGAGCTGCGGGAGCTGGAGCGGACGGCTCCCCAGGTGCTGGCCCAGATCCGGGCGGACGCCGCGCAGGCCGCCTCCGCCGTCGCCTCCTCGGACCAGGCCCTGTCCGGGCTTGCCGGCAAATACGCCGATTCGGCCCTCGCCACGGTCCGCGACAACGTCAACCAGGCACAGGACCGGCTGGCCTTCGTGGGAACCGCGGCGGACGACGCCGATGCCAAGATGGGTGCCGGCGACACCGCCGCCGCGGCCATGTCCGTCAAGGCCGCCGAGGAGGCGCTGCTGCAGTGCAACGTCCTGCTGGAGGCCATCGGCAAGACGGAGAAGGCCATCAACGACGCCGCCACAACGTTGGGCACCGCCCTGCCCGAGGCCCTGGCCGACCTTGAACGTGCCAAGGCCATGGTTGCGTCGGCGGAGTTCGCCCGCTTCGCACCGACGGTGTCCTCCGCGGAGACCGTGCTGCAGGATGCCAAGGCGCAGGGCGGGGCAGGGAAACCCGACCCCGTGGCCCTGCTGGGCGCCGTGCAGGGCGCCCACAGCCAGCTCGATGAACTGCTGACGGGCATCCGCGACCAGCAGCAGCAGGCACTGCGTGCCCAGGCCTCCCTGCAGCAGACAATTGCGGGCGCGCAGGCACACATTTCCGCCGCCCAGGACTTCATCGCGACCCGCCGTGGGGGCGTTGGCACCGAAGCCCGCACCCGGCTATCGGAGGCCCAGCGCAATCTGGACTACGCCATGGCCATCGCCGACAAGGACCCGGCCAACGCGCTCACCTATGCCCAGCAGGCACAATCCCTGGCCCAGCAGGCCATCCAATACGCCCAGCAGGACGTGGACCGGTTTGGCGGCGGCGGATTCGGCGGCGGCTACGGAGGGCGCGGCGGCTCCGGCATGAACGGCGTCGGCGGTGCCATCCTCGGCGGCATCATCGGCGGCCTGCTCGGCGGAGGCGGCGGCTTCGGCGGCGGCGGGGGCTTCGGGGGCGGAGGCGGCGGCTTCGGCGGCGGGGGCGGCGGCTTCGGTGGCGGGGGCGGCGGCGGCTTCGGCGGCAGTGGCGGGAACTTCTAA